Proteins co-encoded in one Cydia strobilella chromosome 14, ilCydStro3.1, whole genome shotgun sequence genomic window:
- the LOC134747144 gene encoding intraflagellar transport protein 57 homolog, whose translation MDLNLMDKLRLLKIDTELRPQIKMKPMSRYYFITSTNPGEQFFVFVSIAAWLIRKAGKVFEQPQEEDDPNSTIANIIEVLREKQITVDFSSHKLKQGFGEEVSYILNILADEAMKKENFVWQKPVINLTDNEETTDDIDQVEDETEITLDKVEEEMAIYSEESEGEFGSEDDKESSNVADKVHDWEAWKLELERVAPALRLKITADGRDWRARHVQMKTYRDELFDRFKATGTQLNKLHGNISSAMDKIAARENILNEQFEPLVKEYGALLDELSKVTNDYKEVSVGVTERQEMLNELTAKVENIKQRTESKGSLMNDNSPLVSAKKAVANLKKDIQELDFQIIVLLWLLTTKENPNSNNLLGNVESRMVTNEVY comes from the coding sequence ATGGATTTGAATCTGATGGATAAGCTGCGATTACTAAAAATAGACACTGAATTACGTCCTCAGATAAAAATGAAGCCGATGAGTCGCTACTACTTCATCACCTCCACCAACCCTGGTGAGCAGTTCTTTGTGTTCGTGTCGATCGCTGCTTGGCTCATCAGAAAGGCTGGGAAGGTATTCGAACAGCCACAAGAAGAAGACGACCCCAACTCCACCATAGCCAACATCATCGAAGTTTTACGAGAAAAACAAATAACGGTAGATTTCTCTTCACACAAACTCAAACAAGGCTTCGGAGAAGAGGTCAGCTACATACTTAACATATTAGCTGATGAGGCCATGAAAAAAGAAAACTTCGTCTGGCAGAAACCAGTTATAAACTTAACTGATAATGAAGAAACTACTGACGACATTGATCAAGTGGAAGATGAAACAGAAATAACGTTAGACAAGGTCGAAGAAGAAATGGCGATTTATTCCGAAGAATCTGAAGGCGAATTTGGAAGTGAAGACGATAAAGAATCGAGTAACGTGGCGGATAAGGTTCACGATTGGGAAGCATGGAAACTGGAGCTAGAGAGAGTTGCTCCGGCTTTAagattaaaaataactgctgacGGAAGGGATTGGCGGGCGCGACATGTGCAAATGAAAACTTATAGGGATGAACTATTTGATAGATTTAAAGCTACCGGTACACAGCTCAATAAACTCCATGGCAACATAAGCTCGGCTATGGATAAAATAGCAGCTAGAGAGAATATCTTGAATGAACAATTCGAGCCCTTGGTTAAAGAATATGGCGCGCTTCTTGATGAACTGAGTAAAGTTACTAATGACTATAAAGAAGTAAGCGTAGGCGTCACAGAAAGGCAAGAAATGTTGAATGAACTGACAGCTAAAGTGGAGAATATCAAGCAAAGAACGGAATCTAAGGGATCATTGATGAACGATAACTCTCCTTTGGTTAGCGCAAAGAAAGCTGTCGCGAATTTGAAGAAGGATATACAAGAGTTGGATTTTCAAATTATTGTCCTGCTCTGGTTGTTGACTACCAAGGAAAATCCTAATAGCAACAATTTATTAGGAAATGTGGAGTCTAGAATGGTGACGAATGAAGTATACTGA